The Candidatus Methylomirabilota bacterium DNA window CGGCTGGGCCTCGAAGCGATCCTGGGCCTTCACCCTTCGCGGGGGGGCTGGCGCCTGGACCCGCGCGTGCCGCCGAGCTGGCCGGGGTTCGAGATCGTCCTGCGCGACGGCGCGACGGTCGTGCACATCGAGGTGCAGAATCCACACGGCGTCACCCGTGGCGTCGCGCAGGCGTTCCTCGACGGCGAGCGCATCGACCCTGCGATCCTGCCGCGCCTGCAGGATGGGCGCAGGCACGAGCTCCGGGTGACGATGGGACGATCGGGAGAAGGCCGGGACTGACGCGGGAGAGGGCGATACGCCCCCTCGATCGATCCTGGCGCTCCCGGGTACGCTTGGCGGTCGGGTGAGGCGTGGCGGCTGCTCCGGGACACCGTCAGCGACTGGTACCAGGACCGGGCGCAGCGGATCGGCGCCGCGCTGGCGTTCTACACGTTGTTCGCGCGGGCGCCCGGCCTCGTCATCCTCATGCCGCTCACCGGCGTCTGCCTCGGCCCTCAGGCCGCGCAGGGGCACATCGTCGAGCAGGTCGAGTCCCTGATCGGCCGGCCGGGAGCGAGGGCCATCGAGGCCATGATCGTGAGCGCCCGCGAGGAGGGAGCCGGCGTGACCGTCGTCGCGGTGATCACGCTCGTGTTCGGTGAATCAGGCGTTCGGATGGCCGACCGAATAGACGATGACGTCAAGCTCCTTGACGCAAAAGGCGCGGTGCTGCTCGGCGGCCGGGAGTTCGCGCACGTCGACGAAATCGCTTCGCCTGAGGCCGAGGATGGCCACCACGCGGTCGATATTTGCCCGTTGCCGCGATCCGGGATTCCCGATGTTGATGCGTGTACCACGGACCTTCGCCACCGTGCGGATTCCCAATTCCCTTCCGGGCCAGCATCTCGTCAGGGCCGGCGAACAGGGTGCGCAGTTGTGCTTCTCATCGTCGCTCTTTCTCTGTTCTTCGCGTACCTCTTGTTTCCCTTCGTCCAGGCTCGCGCAACGGTGGGTGATAGAGAGCCGAGACCATTGGCGATCGTAGTCGTGGACCTGGTGCCCCAATCTGGGCCCCGAGCGGCATGGCTGGTGCTGGCGTGCCTGATTACCGGCTGCCGGATCGCGCCAACGAGGCGACCATGGCCACGAGCTCGTCCGGCTCCACCGGCTTTCGGGCATGCATCTGAAATCCGGCGGCCCGCAGGCGAGCGGAGTCCTCGGACGTGACGTAGCCAGTGAGCGCGATGGCTGGCAGGTAGCCGCCGTTCCCCTCCCGCGCTCGGACGTGGCGAATGAGCGTATAGCCGTCTTCGTCGGGCATCCCGATATCGCTGACCAGCACGTCCGGTCGGAAGTCATCCAACGCGCGCAGCGCTCCACGCACCGACCCGGAGGCCTCCACCTTGGCGCCG harbors:
- a CDS encoding TAXI family TRAP transporter solute-binding subunit, translated to MPESRWSRTSSWPWSPRWRDPAAGNQARQHQPCRSGPRLGHQVHDYDRQWSRLSITHRCASLDEGKQEVREEQRKSDDEKHNCAPCSPALTRCWPGRELGIRTVAKVRGTRINIGNPGSRQRANIDRVVAILGLRRSDFVDVRELPAAEQHRAFCVKELDVIVYSVGHPNA